A genomic segment from Cyprinus carpio isolate SPL01 chromosome A22, ASM1834038v1, whole genome shotgun sequence encodes:
- the LOC109057359 gene encoding kinesin light chain 1-like isoform X2 gives MSTMVYPHEERLEKLTQEEIISSTKLVIQGLEALKSEHNSILQSLVETIQCLKKDEEASLVHEKSSLLRKSVEMIELGLGEAQVMMALSNHLNAVESEKQKLRAQVRRLCQENQWLRDELANTQQKLQKSEQSVAQLEEEKKHLEFMNQLKKYDDGVSPEEEKNSETPRDALDDLFPNDEDDPVSHRHNSAALAAAQQGGYEIPARLRTLHNLVIQYAAQGRYEVAVPLCKQALEDLEKTSGHDHPDVATMLNILALVYRDQNKYKEAAHLLNDALSIREKTLGNDHPAVAATLNNLAVLYGKRGKYKEAEPLCKRALEIREKVLGREHPDVAKQLNNLALLCQNQGKYEEVEYYYCRALDIYEKKLGPDDPNVAKTKNNLASCYLKQGKYKEAEILYKEILTRAHEKEFGSVDAENKPIWMHAEERQESKGKLADGNHYGGWYKACKVNSPTVNTTLRNLGALYRKQGKIEAAETLEECAMRSRRQGAAVDPQRDGERRRSTASISSVKYDCSSDTGEEGSVEWNGA, from the exons ATGTCCACCATGGTTTACCCCCATGAGGAGAGACTAGAGAAGCTGACGCAGGAGGAGATCATCTCCAGCACTAAACTGGTGATTCAGGGTCTGGAAGCTCTCAAGAGCGAGCACAACTCCATCCTGCAGAGTCTGGTGGAGACCATCCAGTGCTTAAAGAAAGATGAGGAGGCCAGTTTGGTTCATGAGAAGTCCAGCCTGCTGCGCAAGTCTGTGGAGATGATTGAGCTGGGCCTGGGTGAAGCGCAG GTGATGATGGCCCTGTCCAACCACCTGAACGCAGTGGAGTCAGAGAAGCAGAAGCTGCGTGCTCAGGTGCGGCGGCTCTGTCAGGAGAACCAGTGGCTGAGGGACGAGCTGGCCAACACCCAGCAGAAGCTCCAGAAGAGCGAACAGAGCGTCGCACagctggaggaggagaagaaacatCTGGAGTTCATGAACCAGCTCAAGAAATATGATGATGGTGTCTCACCAGAG gaAGAGAAAAATAGTGAGACTCCCAGAGATGCCCTGGACGATTTGTTTCCTAACGATGAAGACGACCCGG TCTCACACCGGCACAACAGCGCCGCGCTTGCCGCCGCTCAGCAGGGAGGGTATGAGATCCCAGCGCGCCTCAGGACCCTCCATAACCTGGTGATCCAGTACGCCGCTCAGGGCCGCTACGAGGTGGCCGTGCCTCTCTGCAAACAGGCTCTGGAGGACCTGGAGAAAACCTCTGGACACGACCATCCCGATGTAGCCACCATGCTCAACATCCTGGCTCTGGTCTACAG GGACCAGAACAAATACAAGGAAGCTGCTCATCTCCTTAATGATGCCCTGTCAATCAGAGAAAAAACCCTGGGCAATGACCACCCAGCT GTGGCGGCCACCCTCAACAACCTGGCGGTGCTGTACGGAAAGAGAGGGAAATACAAGGAAGCAGAACCACTGTGCAAGAGAGCCTTGGAGATCAGAGAGAAG GTGTTGGGGCGGGAGCACCCAGACGTGGCCAAGCAGCTGAATAATCTGGCTCTGCTCTGTCAGAATCAGGGGAAGTATGAGGAGGTGGAGTATTATTACTGCAGGGCTCTAGATATCTACGAGAAAAAACTGGGACCTGACGACCCGAATGTGGCCAAGACCAAAAACAACCTG GCTTCATGCTATCTGAAACAGGGCAAGTACAAGGAAGCTGAGATCCTCTACAAAGAGATCCTGACGCGCGCCCATGAGAAAGAGTTTGGATCTGTAGATG CTGAAAATAAACCCATCTGGATGCACGCTGAGGAAAGACAAGAGAGCAAG GGAAAGTTGGCAGATGGGAATCATTATGGCGGCTGGTACAAAGCCTGCAAGGTGAACAG CCCCACGGTGAACACCACGCTGAGGAACCTGGGTGCTCTGTACCGTAAGCAGGGGAAAATAGAGGCGGCTGAGACCCTAGAGGAGTGTGCCATGAGGTCCCGCAGACAG ggagcGGCAGTGGATCCTCAGAGAGATGGGGAGAGGCGGAGGAGCACTGCATCAATCTCCAGCGTGAAGTACGACTGCAGCAGTGACACCGGAGAAGAGGGCAGTGTGGAGTGGAATGGG GCCTAA
- the LOC109057359 gene encoding kinesin light chain 1-like isoform X1, with protein sequence MSTMVYPHEERLEKLTQEEIISSTKLVIQGLEALKSEHNSILQSLVETIQCLKKDEEASLVHEKSSLLRKSVEMIELGLGEAQVMMALSNHLNAVESEKQKLRAQVRRLCQENQWLRDELANTQQKLQKSEQSVAQLEEEKKHLEFMNQLKKYDDGVSPEEEKNSETPRDALDDLFPNDEDDPVSHRHNSAALAAAQQGGYEIPARLRTLHNLVIQYAAQGRYEVAVPLCKQALEDLEKTSGHDHPDVATMLNILALVYRDQNKYKEAAHLLNDALSIREKTLGNDHPAVAATLNNLAVLYGKRGKYKEAEPLCKRALEIREKVLGREHPDVAKQLNNLALLCQNQGKYEEVEYYYCRALDIYEKKLGPDDPNVAKTKNNLASCYLKQGKYKEAEILYKEILTRAHEKEFGSVDAENKPIWMHAEERQESKGKLADGNHYGGWYKACKVNSPTVNTTLRNLGALYRKQGKIEAAETLEECAMRSRRQGAAVDPQRDGERRRSTASISSVKYDCSSDTGEEGSVEWNGDGSLRRSGSFGKLREVLRRSSEMLVKKIQGTMPPEPRNTNMKRAASLGYLNSNGDEDDSFQGSGAARTLRNSRPLSSSTVELYKSTDR encoded by the exons ATGTCCACCATGGTTTACCCCCATGAGGAGAGACTAGAGAAGCTGACGCAGGAGGAGATCATCTCCAGCACTAAACTGGTGATTCAGGGTCTGGAAGCTCTCAAGAGCGAGCACAACTCCATCCTGCAGAGTCTGGTGGAGACCATCCAGTGCTTAAAGAAAGATGAGGAGGCCAGTTTGGTTCATGAGAAGTCCAGCCTGCTGCGCAAGTCTGTGGAGATGATTGAGCTGGGCCTGGGTGAAGCGCAG GTGATGATGGCCCTGTCCAACCACCTGAACGCAGTGGAGTCAGAGAAGCAGAAGCTGCGTGCTCAGGTGCGGCGGCTCTGTCAGGAGAACCAGTGGCTGAGGGACGAGCTGGCCAACACCCAGCAGAAGCTCCAGAAGAGCGAACAGAGCGTCGCACagctggaggaggagaagaaacatCTGGAGTTCATGAACCAGCTCAAGAAATATGATGATGGTGTCTCACCAGAG gaAGAGAAAAATAGTGAGACTCCCAGAGATGCCCTGGACGATTTGTTTCCTAACGATGAAGACGACCCGG TCTCACACCGGCACAACAGCGCCGCGCTTGCCGCCGCTCAGCAGGGAGGGTATGAGATCCCAGCGCGCCTCAGGACCCTCCATAACCTGGTGATCCAGTACGCCGCTCAGGGCCGCTACGAGGTGGCCGTGCCTCTCTGCAAACAGGCTCTGGAGGACCTGGAGAAAACCTCTGGACACGACCATCCCGATGTAGCCACCATGCTCAACATCCTGGCTCTGGTCTACAG GGACCAGAACAAATACAAGGAAGCTGCTCATCTCCTTAATGATGCCCTGTCAATCAGAGAAAAAACCCTGGGCAATGACCACCCAGCT GTGGCGGCCACCCTCAACAACCTGGCGGTGCTGTACGGAAAGAGAGGGAAATACAAGGAAGCAGAACCACTGTGCAAGAGAGCCTTGGAGATCAGAGAGAAG GTGTTGGGGCGGGAGCACCCAGACGTGGCCAAGCAGCTGAATAATCTGGCTCTGCTCTGTCAGAATCAGGGGAAGTATGAGGAGGTGGAGTATTATTACTGCAGGGCTCTAGATATCTACGAGAAAAAACTGGGACCTGACGACCCGAATGTGGCCAAGACCAAAAACAACCTG GCTTCATGCTATCTGAAACAGGGCAAGTACAAGGAAGCTGAGATCCTCTACAAAGAGATCCTGACGCGCGCCCATGAGAAAGAGTTTGGATCTGTAGATG CTGAAAATAAACCCATCTGGATGCACGCTGAGGAAAGACAAGAGAGCAAG GGAAAGTTGGCAGATGGGAATCATTATGGCGGCTGGTACAAAGCCTGCAAGGTGAACAG CCCCACGGTGAACACCACGCTGAGGAACCTGGGTGCTCTGTACCGTAAGCAGGGGAAAATAGAGGCGGCTGAGACCCTAGAGGAGTGTGCCATGAGGTCCCGCAGACAG ggagcGGCAGTGGATCCTCAGAGAGATGGGGAGAGGCGGAGGAGCACTGCATCAATCTCCAGCGTGAAGTACGACTGCAGCAGTGACACCGGAGAAGAGGGCAGTGTGGAGTGGAATGGG gACGGGTCTCTCAGGAGAAGCGGCTCTTTCGGGAAGCTCAGGGAAGTCCTGCGCAGAAGCAGCGAGATGCTGGTGAAGAAAATCCAAGGAACCATGCCACCAGAGCCTCGCAACACAAA CATGAAGAGAGCCGCGTCCCTCGGCTACCTGAACAGTAACGGAGATGAGGACGACTCTTTTCAG GGTTCAGGAGCAGCGAGGACGTTGAGAAACAGCAGGCCTCTGAGCTCAAGCACAGTGGAGCTGTACAAAAGCACAGACCGATGA